The following nucleotide sequence is from Primulina tabacum isolate GXHZ01 chromosome 2, ASM2559414v2, whole genome shotgun sequence.
TGATGTGGATGAATACGCGGTTGAGCCGATTGACCAACAAGAAATATTTGATATCCTTTATGTAATGTGGATTTATTTCTTTGACCCACTGAGCTTTGTTCTCATATTGATTTGTTTTCGGGGGAGCTTTTGGCTGTTTGTTGGGTGTCGAAGTTTTTTAACCATCTCATAAATATTAAGACTCTTTTGCCTTTCTATGAACATTAGGTAGTCATAGATTGAGAATTACCATATGGGTATCAACTGATTTGCTTTCTCAAGATACATGTtgattttcagaattttttaatgaaatcacGTTCAGCAAATATGCTTCTAGTGAgaaaaaagatttgtttgcgcCTTTTCGGTATCCTTTTCTCCCCAGTTCGCTAATGTGAGCTGATCAAATTTTTAGTAGAATGTTGAAAACCACTATATGAAACGAGTTTGTTTCATGTCCATGGTGTGGAAATTTTGTGCTTCTTAATGCTCACACATCATGTAAGAGACATAAAAGATCCAGAGCATCCTTATTCTTTGGAGGAGTTGAAGGTTATAACAGAAGATGCTATTGAGGTGGATGACAAGCAGAGCCACGTAAggtagaaattttttttgttctgTGTTTCTGCCTTGGGTATTGCTGTTATTTTTTCAATCTCATTAAAAAGGGTTTTTCTCCAGGATCACTTTTACTCCGACGGTTGAGCATTGCAGCATGGCCACAGTAATTGGCTTATGCTTGCGGGTCAAACTGATGCGATGTTTACCGCCTCGGTACAAAGTATGCCTCCATAAATTTCATTGTGTCAGGTTTTGGTCCTTATTGATGAATGAGTGGGTGCGCAATCATTGTTTGTATACTGCAATGCTAGTCGTCATATGTTGGGTTGTGTTTGTAGTAATTGCTCTCAAACTTAGTTTCCCAGATGCGGTTGTTAGATACGGGACGAAGGAATTTACCAAATTATACTTGAATCATTACACTATTTTCACGAATTCCTTGTTGTCTAATTTCGAGGCTCCTTCTAAAATCATTTTGTTTTGATGTGGGATTTAATTTGGAGCAGCAATCCATTCTTTGCTGCAAAACCATGATACTGGTTTGATTATGTATGACTAGATGTCTTTACAAGCTTCTCTGCATGTCTTTAATTTCTAATGGAAGATGTTTCTGTTCTAGCAAGTTAAAATATGTTTTACTTTTAGGTTAGCTTTATATTTTTCCATTTTATTTATAAGTCAACTGGTTTCTGGCTGttccttttatttaaaatttttccaggttagaatttttatttttcttgggGCAGGTATTAGAATCCTTTTTTCAATGACATACGACTATTGAAACCCGGGATATGCAAAATATTACCTACCGCTGTTACTAATAGCTATTAAgcatttttgttaaaataaaactTCTACAGAGAATTTTCtgttttttttcttgattgttTTTCTGACATGTAACAAGGAACACACGTGTAGCATGAAAACATGTttcactgatgctgatgctgatgctggaattattaaatattgtatGGTGCTAAGTATTGttagttgattttaagaaaaaataaaatttgctgTTTCAGTTTCCTTTTCTAGTTGGTTTTATTTCGCCATGTTATTGCAGAACTGGATAAAAGAAACGGTTTTCGCCAGCTTGCTCATAGTGCAGGCCCCGTTGGAGGAATTTTCTCTTgtaaaacacattttaaaattttcagcgACTTGAAAAACCTGTGTACGGTCTCTTCTTTATTCACGCAAAACCGAAAatggtttgagttcttgttgTGCTAATGCTAGATTCGATGATCTAAAATTGATTTGGGTTTGTGGGTCAAAGGAAATGTGGATCACACATAGTCAAATTAAAATCGGACAGTTGGATCTTGAACGAGGGTCATACCCTCATCCTAGCATTTCATTAACAGTTAAAAATGATGAATGGGCTTCATTGGCCCATGGGTGTAAGTATAGATTGATTGAAGTTAGTCATGATATGGACAGTGATTTGATTCTCTTGACAATGATAATATGGGAAGTTTTGCAACCGATTTTAACAATATTTACTTTTCCAAACGAACTTGTAGAAACTGTTTTTTGCTTTGATGATTTTAACTTCTTAACTTGTGATTGTTGTTTACTGTATTCAATTGTCAGTTCATCATGATCTCTAAAATTAATGGCAGTGTAACTTCGTTACTTTTCCCAGGTGGACATCAGAGTAGCACCTGGTACTCATGCCACCGAAGCTGCaggtctctctctctctctctctgtgtgtgtgtgtgtgtgtgtgttccaCTGCTTATTGTGAGCATTTTGCGATACTACATGATGTTAAATCCCCATGTAGCACAGAAAAATCCGGGGGTTGGGGAGGTTGGCTAGACGATTGTGTCAATCTTTGAAAATTCAATATGGGAAACTATAATACGGCCTTTCATGATAAGCTTGACTTTTAAACCAGTACGCAATTCAACTTTATTCAAAATTCAGCTTTTAGCTCCAATGTTTTACAATCCCACCATTATTTTGCCTTTAGCGTATATGGATTCGCTGCTGGTTCCATCTTCTTCCCTTAAAAGTGTACATCTGTTGGATTTGCAGCCATCTCCGGTTTAAGTTGTAGTGCagttattcaaaataaaatgtaataagCACCGATTATTTGCTTCTTGCCATTTTACGATTCTCTGGATATTTATTCAACAATCAGTTTCTTTGTTCGCAGTAAATAAACAGTTGAACGATAAAGAACGTGTTGCTGCAGCTTTGGAAAATCCTAATCTCGTTGAAATGGTTGATGAATGCTTGGCACCATCTTATGAATAAAGATGAATGTTGCAACTACAGGGAGGGACTCGTGATTTCTTAGCTACGAAAAGGTGGTTTTATAGTTATGTACAGATTGAACTTTGTGTTTTTATGTGTTGTTTGATCAGTGTTGAAAATTGGATTTTTGACTCGTAGCTTGCCCGGGCAAGCACTACAGTCCACACATCAATCTTATTTGTTTCACCTATGAATAAAAGGATGCACCGtgacattttttttttgtatgcaTGATAGAAGGATGCACCTTGAGTTGTTTCACATTTGATTATCGTGGTCCACAACTTAATACCAGAGATACTACATGTTGCGTGGTATTTTTTTTCCTTGCCCTTCCGAGTGACCATTATCCTCAAATGCATCAATTGAGGATATGGTAAATGTTCCATGCCAAATACTAATTAAGTTATTCTTAGAAAAGAGCACATGCATCATACCAGCTACATTTAGTAATTTTCTTTTCTCCAAGTTTAGAACCCACGAGACCTCTGAGTTGCCAAGGAAGGGAAGATAGTAAGGTAGAAACAATAGACAACTCGCAGTCCTGGttttacccaaaaaaaaaaaaatagatcaAATATGTTCAGACACAATTATGTAATAATCTCCTAACAGACTAAAGCATTACACAAACTTCGAAAATACACAAATTTATAAACTTGAAATATTGCAAGAGTTTCTCATAAAAGGTAATAACTCAAATTCATCAGACATTGATGTTTTCAAAATGTCACCTATTTTAAGATGTTATGTCAATAACTCCTCAATGCACCATTCACTTCCAAGTTCTGTATGCAATTAATTTCCAAGTTTATACAACATACAAATAGATAGATAACAACTCAGTTTGCTTAACAAGGGAATAGCAGGAAGTGGAGGTAAGAAGTCCAGGGAAAATCAACTCCTAACAGTGAAAATTAATTTCAGAAACATATCTTTAAGATTTGAACTAAActgcattatattatttttgctGAAGATGAGTATCTAAGCAAGTCCTGGGCAGCATGTTCTTCCAGTATTGGTTTATACATAGTTTGGAATAAATTAAACTGTCCTTGTACAATCTTTTTGACTTGACAAACTGAAACAGATTAGGTACTGAAACATGAAAAGACCATAAGGTTTCTTTGCTAAATCAAGACTTTAGGAAATTGAGATATCCTTTCATTTTAGTATCAGATGGACCGAcgcaaaaaaataagaatattttatgTTCTTCATTTTTTGCTGATGTGATCATTTTTAGAATAGCCAAAGCTCACAGTGACAAGCTCAATGAGATAAGGATAAAACTTCAAAAACACAGCTTGAGAATAGGAGCTCTCTctaaattaaatgattgtgaTACATATAGAGAAGTAAAGAGATATATCCTCACGATAAGCATATAACTTTTAATGGTTGGTTGACATCAAAACAGCATCCTAAAACTATAACACCATGCAAGTGGAAGACTTTTACCATCCTTCATGTAGGAAAATTAAATGCATAGGATTATATAGAAGACAGGACTACTACAGATGCAGCCTCATAAGCACAACACATGCATGAAATCAAAAGTTAAGTTCTCTTTGAAATTACTTGCTGGTGTTTTCGTCATGTCGACCTTGTTTTTATCCTCTGCAAAAAGCATTTGAATGTCACCCATGTATGAGAGCCCACATATTTTGGCATACAACTCCTCCTGCAATTTTGACAGATCATACAATAAATGCTTCATGATTTTCTTCACATAACagacatgaaaaatatataaaacggTAAACGTGAGACTAACCTCACTGAATTTTGAAGGTAAAAGGAGGAGAGCTGCAGAAGTTGCAGCCTTTAAATTTACAGAATTCAGCTCTGCTATACCCAAGTAATCCAATATGATATTAACCTGGGAAATAGAAATGTCTATGATGTCAAATGGCAGATATGAACCTAATATGTGTGCTTGTATCAACTAAAAGAATAAAGTATATTGGGAAAAGTAGaactaaattaataaaatagatgattgcaaaaataaaataaatgaaaagaaTGAGCTAAATATGAACTGTCCTCATATTTGATTGCTGTCCGATTTGATAATTCACATaaacaaaatttttatgagTTTGACTATAGGGGAAGGCATAAATGGTACACATGACTACACAATGAAATGCAATCACAGCAATATATCAATCCACAAAATAATGTAAGTACAGAGAGTCAACACTTGAGAAACAAAAGGAGAAATGCTTGTTCACTCAAATTATAGGCTCTCTATGACattgaaaacaataatattCTTCTACACAAGATACAATTGAGGAGTCCAGATCCAATCATACTTTCTTACAAGTCTTCTAAACACATCTTCTCTCCATTCTATCATTCTTCTTATTACCTTCACAATCTTCATTGGCCCCCCTTAATACCCCAACAAAATAGATCAAATCTAAAGCACAAAAGCATAAAAAATCATTGCAATGCCCCCCTTAATACCCCAACAAAATAGATCAAATCTAAAGCACAAAAGCATAAAAAATCATTGCAATGATAACAGAGCTTCCATGCttaaatttctttttaaatgtTGCCTTTTGAGAGATTCTCTGATATATATTTCTATTTCTTTGACCTAGCTTCATCAATTAGTTGCAAGAGTAATTTCTAATTCATTCTAGtgacaaataattttttaaaaaagtccaAGACATTTATAAGTTGTAATCTTAtaaccaaaatatttcttcGCAGTGAACCATTATCAATTACAAACTTTTGAACAAAGAA
It contains:
- the LOC142529096 gene encoding protein AE7, translated to MVDGLINANPTVYEKKERRARIPPGDVDEYAVEPIDQQEIFDHVRDIKDPEHPYSLEELKVITEDAIEVDDKQSHVRITFTPTVEHCSMATVIGLCLRVKLMRCLPPRYKVDIRVAPGTHATEAAVNKQLNDKERVAAALENPNLVEMVDECLAPSYE